The proteins below come from a single Candidatus Thermoplasmatota archaeon genomic window:
- the wecB gene encoding UDP-N-acetylglucosamine 2-epimerase (non-hydrolyzing) — protein MKIATIVGARPQFIKAAALTSELREFAEEVVIHTGQHYDYELSKVFFETLDLPEPDYNLGVGSGTHAVQTAKMLKGIEDVLVKERPELVLVHGDTNSTLSGSLAAAKIGIKVAHVEAGLRCYNRSLPEEVNRVLTDHLSGLLFCPTRTAVDNLEREGIVTGVHLVGDVMKDMLERFLSAARDREVLPEMELGEGGFHLMTLHRPQNTEDESNLRAILDAVSGLDTEVVFPAHPRTTTAIERFGLEEHVGDNVNITDPLSYTDFLALLVRCRKVLTDSGGVQKEAYLLEKPCVTLREETEWPETVEDGWNILVGADRDKIISAVTSEAALGARRESFGDGKAGTRVAEIVRNSLS, from the coding sequence ATGAAGATCGCCACAATCGTTGGGGCAAGGCCACAGTTCATCAAGGCGGCCGCTCTGACGAGCGAATTGAGGGAGTTCGCCGAGGAGGTCGTCATACACACGGGGCAGCATTACGACTACGAGCTCAGCAAGGTGTTCTTCGAGACTCTCGACCTGCCAGAACCTGACTACAACCTGGGTGTCGGGTCCGGAACGCATGCGGTGCAGACCGCCAAGATGCTCAAGGGAATCGAGGACGTTCTCGTCAAGGAGCGGCCTGAACTCGTGCTGGTCCATGGAGACACGAATTCCACGCTCTCGGGTTCCCTGGCGGCCGCCAAAATCGGGATCAAGGTCGCCCATGTCGAGGCAGGCCTCAGGTGCTACAACAGGTCATTGCCAGAGGAGGTCAACCGGGTGCTGACGGATCACCTCTCGGGGCTGCTGTTCTGCCCCACTCGGACGGCGGTGGACAACCTGGAAAGGGAGGGGATAGTGACGGGCGTGCATCTCGTCGGGGATGTGATGAAGGACATGCTCGAGAGGTTCCTTTCCGCGGCGAGGGACAGAGAAGTGCTTCCTGAGATGGAACTCGGGGAAGGCGGATTCCATCTCATGACCCTGCACAGACCGCAGAACACCGAGGACGAGAGTAACCTCCGCGCGATTCTCGACGCCGTCTCCGGCCTGGACACGGAGGTCGTCTTCCCGGCGCATCCGCGAACGACAACCGCCATTGAGAGGTTCGGACTCGAAGAACACGTCGGAGACAACGTGAACATCACGGACCCGCTCAGCTACACGGACTTCTTGGCGCTTCTCGTGAGATGCAGGAAGGTCCTGACGGACAGCGGTGGGGTTCAGAAAGAGGCGTATCTTCTGGAGAAGCCGTGCGTCACCCTGAGAGAGGAAACGGAGTGGCCGGAAACGGTGGAGGACGGCTGGAACATCCTCGTGGGTGCGGACAGGGACAAGATCATCAGCGCGGTCACGTCGGAAGCCGCGCTGGGTGCGAGAAGGGAGTCCTTCGGGGATGGGAAA
- a CDS encoding polysaccharide deacetylase family protein produces MKGAARSRGGFGRLGRAFSVIRNYGFSSHRLEESLDSFREFLQDNDCPATFACPSALLRRSEDLVGFLKEFDVAIHGMEHIDYRNVTAERIGSDLRQAISDFESVGLNPSGFRAPYLRWNRDMITALARSGLAYDSSSSVFWNVGGRDLASQKEVRKVLDFYSSEYEVDAPSLPRIEDGVVRLPVSLPDDEMLIERLAIARPEELLAYWLEMLKKSYERSELLVLQVHPERFPICEEALGHLLEEVRKRNIWNATLGEVASWWTERNEAVSAEGDVTKNGGLVDKGLWPQDHQSAFCLTGDIDAMSVGDFLRRHLSRKHKRSRRGT; encoded by the coding sequence ATGAAAGGAGCCGCAAGGTCCCGTGGTGGATTCGGTCGGCTGGGTCGGGCCTTCAGCGTCATCAGGAACTACGGTTTCTCCTCTCATCGGCTCGAAGAGAGCCTGGACTCGTTTCGGGAATTCCTCCAGGACAATGACTGTCCGGCGACCTTCGCCTGCCCGTCCGCCCTCCTGAGGAGGAGTGAAGACCTGGTAGGCTTCCTGAAGGAATTCGACGTGGCGATCCACGGGATGGAGCACATCGACTACAGGAACGTCACGGCCGAAAGAATCGGAAGTGACCTGCGCCAGGCCATCTCGGACTTCGAATCGGTCGGTCTGAATCCCAGCGGGTTCCGAGCACCGTATCTGCGCTGGAACAGGGACATGATCACGGCACTGGCCCGTTCTGGTCTGGCGTACGACTCATCGAGTTCTGTGTTCTGGAACGTCGGAGGACGCGACCTGGCTTCGCAGAAGGAAGTCAGAAAGGTCTTGGATTTCTATTCATCAGAGTACGAGGTCGACGCTCCCAGCCTACCCAGAATCGAGGACGGCGTCGTTCGCCTGCCCGTCTCTCTTCCGGACGATGAGATGTTGATCGAGAGACTGGCGATCGCCCGGCCGGAGGAGCTTCTCGCCTACTGGCTTGAAATGCTCAAGAAGTCGTATGAGAGGTCGGAGCTTCTCGTCCTCCAGGTTCATCCCGAGAGGTTCCCAATCTGCGAGGAGGCCTTGGGCCATCTGCTGGAAGAGGTCCGAAAGAGGAACATCTGGAACGCAACCCTTGGGGAAGTCGCCTCCTGGTGGACCGAAAGGAACGAAGCCGTGTCCGCCGAAGGAGACGTGACAAAGAATGGCGGACTTGTGGACAAGGGCCTGTGGCCTCAAGACCATCAGAGCGCATTCTGTCTGACGGGCGATATCGATGCTATGTCTGTTGGCGACTTCCTCAGGAGACACTTGTCGAGGAAGCACAAACGTTCAAGGCGGGGTACTTGA
- a CDS encoding aminoacyltransferase yields MKLIREVKEQEWRDFVREIPEGNIFQTPEMARVYEKTQGYEPIRIFAVQNGEIQGVLLATLLWTG; encoded by the coding sequence GTGAAGCTTATCCGCGAGGTTAAGGAGCAGGAATGGCGGGATTTCGTTAGAGAGATCCCTGAAGGGAACATCTTCCAGACCCCGGAGATGGCAAGAGTGTATGAGAAGACTCAGGGGTACGAACCCATCCGCATATTCGCGGTGCAGAACGGCGAGATCCAAGGCGTCCTACTTGCCACTCTACTGTGGACCGG